AAGATGAACTATCATTATTTATATAAAGTTTATTATTCCCTGTTTCAAAATATCCCGCTTTATAACCTAAAAATATATTCCCAGATTTATTATGAAATGCTGTTCCACTTCCTGCTTCATTTCCAACAATTGTATTTTTTGAACCAGTCTGATTATAAAAATTTGAATAATAACCTATTCCAACATTTTTGTTTCCAGTAGTATTATGATGTAGTGATGCAGAGCCAGTTGCAGTATTAAAATTTCCATTATTTGAACCAAGAGAAGAATTTCCAATACCCGTATTATCATTACCAGCAGTATTATCATTAAGCGCACCAGCACCATAAGCACTATTAGAATTACCAGTAATATTATCCGCCAAGGAATTTGCTCCAGTGGCAGTATTTAAATAACCTGTTGTATTAAAAGTTAAAGCTCGTTTACCAATTGCTGAATTTTGCCAGCCAGTCGAATTTGAATTAAGTGAAAGAATACCTATCGCAACATTTTCGATTCCTGTTGTATTTGAAAAAAGAGAATGATATCCTAAAGCAGTATTAAAGTTTGAAGTAAAACCAATTGAGACCCCGCCATCATCAGAAATACCTGATCCCTTACCCAGAAAAATACTAAAGGCATCAGTTTTGGCATCAGAAAGCTGATCGAGTGAATCTATAGTTCCACCGCCACCATTTAAATTAGCGTTACCAAAATACAGATTTGTTCCGCTTCTATATAACTTGTTGGTGGTATTTGATGGTACGCCGTCAGTAAATTGAATTGCTCCAGAAGTTCCTTCATCTGTAATTCTTAACAATTGGTTTGTTCCATCTGAAAAAATTACATCACCTTCAACAGCTTGCGTTTCTATAGGTTTTTCAATTTTTGATACGGCTGAATTTTTCTTTTCATCAGCTACTTTTTTTGATTCTTGAGCGTGGATTTGTGAAAAAGCAAAAGTAAAAAGGCAAAAGAAAATTAAAAAAGTATTCAATTTATTTGATTTCATATTTCCCTCAATGATTATTTTGTCTAAATTCTGATTACTTGTCTTTTTATGGTATGTAAAATAATTTTAGAAAGCTGATTTGTCTACTACCGATAGCAGTAGAAATGTTTCGATATTCGATTGAAAAGAATGTTTTTACTACCGAAATCGGTAGGAGAAAGTGAGATAATTAGATTCTTCAATCTGTTCAGAATGGCTAGTAATTAGCTTTTGTAATTGCGAGGAATGTAATGACGAAGCAATCTTTTTCATCTTGTCATTCCCGAATGTTTTTATCGGATATCTATTAAGACTTCTGGATTCCGGATCAAACCCGGAATGACAGCTCTTTTGTTTGTAATACTGAACTTGTTTCAGCATAGAGATTCTGAAATGAATTCAGAATGACAAATCCTTAATTATACTGAATGCTGTTTACTGAATTCTGATTACTGCTTTAAATCAGTCCTCTTTTAATTGCTGTGGCTACGGCTTCTGATTGAGAGCAGACATGGAGTTTTTTATAAATATTTTTAATATGATATCTGACTGTTTCAATTGAGATAAATAGATTTGATGCAATTCTTTTATATCCAAAACCTTGTGAAATACTATTTAGTATTTCATATTCTCTATCGGTAAGGTTTATTGTTTCTTCAACTTCTTTTTGCGGTGCAATATTTCTTAACAATTTAATTACTTTTCCTGCAATTTCGGAATTCATAGGTGATCCGCCTTCTGAAGCTTCTTTAATTGCTTTAATTAATTCTGATGGAGGTGTTTTTTTTGGCAAATAACCGGATGCGCCTGCCATTATTGCTTCAAATATATTTTCGTTTTCTTCGTGAACGGTAAGCACAATAATTGTTTGATTCGGAAGATTTTTTTTTACTTCTCGCATTCCTTCAATACCAGACATTCCAGGTAAACCAATATCAGTTATTAGAACATCAGGTGCAAGTTTTTCTATTTCAGCTAACATTGATTCACAATCTTCGAATGCAGCTAAACATTTAAAACCTTCAGTTCCATTTATAATGGCAGCAATTCCATTTCTTACAAATTCAACGTCTTCTACAATTACAGTTGTTATCATATAAAACTTAATCTTTGCTTATTAAATTTTCCCGTAAAAATTATTTTAGTACCATTATTCACTTCAGAAAAATATTCAATTTTTCCGCCAATTTCTTTTGCACGGTTTTGCATATTTAATAAACCATTTCCCAATTTTTCTTGATTTAAATCAAAACCTTTTCCATTATCGGAAAATGTTACTGTTAATAAATTTCCTGCGGTTTTTATATTTAAAGTTAGCAAATCAGCATCACTATATTTTATAGCATTATTAATTGCTTCTTTAAATATTAAATAAAGATGCTGTCTAAAATTCATTGGGAGTTTTATGTTTTCCAATTCATCTAAATTTTCAACAAATAAATCAGTATCGGTATGTTTTAAAACTTCATGATATGAAAGCTGAAGTCGTTTAAATAAATCCTTGAGTGAATCTTTCTTCGGGTTTACAAGCCATACAATATCTCCCATACTTTCTACTAAAGTTCTGGAAATTGTGCTTACATTTCCGAGGCCGGATTTTAATTCTTGTTTTTCTTCCGGCACTTGATATTTAAGTAATTCCGTCAGAATTGAAATTTCAGATAAACCAGAACCAACGCTATCGTGAAGATCAGCAGAAATTTTTGATCTCATTTTTTCAATTGCTAATAGATGTCGATATCTGTATGAAGAAATAAACGCAATCAGTGAACCGATTGCAATAAAACTTAAAGAATAAAACCACCAAGTTTCCCACCAAGCGGGATTTATAACAAATGACAATTGAGTTGGTTCACTCCAGTAACCCCATTCATTCTTTGCTTTAACTTCAAATATATAATTTCCATCATCTAAGCTTGTATATTGAACACTATTTACATTACTTTCTACCCAATCAATATCAACACCGCTAAGTTTGTATTTATAAATTATTTTATGCGGTGCAGAAAGGTTAATTCCCACATAAGAAAATTTTAAATAATTTTGATCATAATTCAATTGAGGATCTTGTTTAAACTTTTTTAAGTTTTGCGGTTGATTAAAAATTTCAACCCCATTAATATAGACCGGTGGAGGTATTTTATTTAATTTATCAAAGTTTGGATTGTATTTGCTCAATCCGTTTTTTGTGCCAATGAAAACATTATTATTTTCATCAACAAATAAAGCTCCTACATTGCAATCATTACCAATTAAACCATCTTCTTCATTAAACGATCTAATTAGATAATTATTTTCTGAAAATGTTAAAATATTAAAACCTTTTGGTGATGTTAGATAAATATTTCCAAATTCATCTTCGGCAACAGCTCTAATTTCATTACTTAACAAGCCGTTTTTTGTTTTAAAGATTTCTATTTTATTATTATTAAAAATATTTAATCCACCGTTTTGTGTTGCAATTAAAATTTTACCATTTTGGGTTTCATATAAATCGAGAATGCTATTATCAGAAAGTCCATTTAGCATTGAGAAATTTTTAAAATTTCCATTTGAATAAATATCAATACCAGAATTATGATATCCAAAAATTATAGAGTTATTTTTAGTTGAAATTACTGCCTGCACATAATTACTTTTTAATCCGTCACTTTTTGTAATAAGCTTAATTTCGTCATTAGTTATTTTATAAACTCCTTTATAAGTTCCGGCGAATATTTCTCCATTTTTAGTTTCGGCTAAAGCAAAAACATAATTACTACCTTCTGAATGAACATCAATTGTTCCTTTAAATTTTATTAATGATTGAATTTTATTGTTTTTGAAAATGTCTATTCCGAGTCGCGAACCAATATAAATATTACCGTTCTTACTTTCTATGAATGAAAGTCGGATATTGTAATTTTGAAATTCCGGAGTTTCATAAATTTTTGATGATATATTGTTTTCAACTAATAATCCGCCATAAGTATTTATAAATTTTATTCCGTTATTTGCTTGAAAAAAATTAAAAACATTGTTATCCGGTAAACCATTTTGTGAATTGTAATTTTCAATTTTATTTGGTTCATAAATTTGGAAACCGTCTAATCCGTTTGAAACAAATAAATCTCCAAGATTGCTTTCATAAACAACCCAACCACGATTGAAAGTCAATCCGTTCTGTGTAGTTAATAATTCTATTTTTCCTTGGGATAGAATTCCCAAACCAAGATCAGTTGAAAAATATCCAACATCAGAAATTTTTGAGAAATAAATATCATTCAGATCAATATTTAAAATTTTCTTATTTGGAACAAAACTTTTAATTTCTCCATTGTTGAAAGAATAAAGTTTTCCAGAACCTCCAAAATACAATTCCCCATTTTTATTTTTCCCAATTGCCGAAAAGAAAGGATCATTTACATGCTTTTCATTTACAATACTTTTTAATTGATTATTAGAATATTCTAAAATTCCGTTGCTTGATGCAAAGTAAATTAAATTTTCATCAGAAATTAATTTTTTATGAATTGGAGATGCCGGAATATTGTTCATCTCATTGAGATTTAATAAAACATTATTCTTGAAAAGGTAAATTCCTTGTGAAGCTCCTAAGATTAAAGAACCATCTTTGTTTGCATGAATTACGGAAACAAAATCGACTTTATTATTTGGAGTATTTAGAATTGTATCAATTTTTCCATCATTAAAAGTTGTGATTCCGTAAACACCAAAATTTGCAAAATAAATTGTACCATCATTTCCTTCGGTGATATCAAAAACTGCGGATGATGTAAGTCCATCAAATTTAGTTAGATTATAAAAATTATTTCCATCCCATCTGCTTACTCCATTATTAGTTGCAAACCACAAATAACCTTTAGAATCTTGAAAAATATTTCTTACTTCATTATCAACCAAACCATTTCTTACGGAAAATGTTTTGTGTATTTTAATTTGAGAATTGAATTCTGCTGAATTAAAAACAAGAACTAAAAATATTATAAAAACATTCTTCATGAAATTGTTGAATAATTGATGTAATAATTCATTGAAATTAAAAGGAAATAATAAATAATTCAATAACAAATTATTGTGATTTGGAAGAGAATTCCGGATTGAGTAAAAAAAAATAAAAAATAAAAAGGGAAGATCATTCGATAAAAAAACTAGTTTTTGTAGCACAGACACTCTTGTCTGTGTTTATTAAAAGAACAGACTGGAAAGTCTGTTCTACAAATAACTTATAAACTGGAATGGCTTTCCGGAAACAATCAAATAAATTTGATTCCCATGAGATTCCCGCCCGCCCTATGTGGGGGAACATAGGGTGTAGCCATTCCTAAAAATATTTATTTATTTATTTGCGTGAATTTTTGACCATCTAGCACACTTTCTATTTTGCTTAGTCGTTTTTCTAAGTCAAAATTCTTAATACTTGTTAAAGAATTCTGTTTTCTGAGTTCTTCATCTTGTTTTACTAACTTCTCAATTATCTTTTCTTGCTCTTTTATAGCTTCTACCAATAGTGCAGTTAGAGAAGCGTATTGCATAGTGAAATATTCACCACTATTGTCAACGACTTCTGGGATAATTTCATTAACTTCTTGAGCAATAAATCCCACTTGTAATTTTTCTGAGAACTCTTTATTATTTTTCCATTTATAATTTACACCGCGTAATTTTTTTACTTTATCTAATGCATCAGTTATAGTTGAAATTTCTTTTTTAAGTCTTTTATCACTTAAATTATTCCATGGAGAATTACCTCCAGCATCTCCGTTTACGAACAACTCATATCCCGTATTACCATACCCGCCATTTCCATTTATTACAACTCTATTTTTAACAAAATCTCCCCAAATTAATGGAGTGTAAGTAGATGTATTATCAATATAAAGCTTACTATTATCAGTTATAAGTTGTCCAACCCCATGTCCAATAAACACGTTGCTATCACCAGTTGCTTGATAGCCAGTCTTAAATCCTATATAAACATTTCTACTTGCACTGTATGTTGTAATACCTTTTCCAGCTTCATAACCAATAACTGTATTTTCAGACCCAGTTTGATTTAACTGATTAGCTCTAGTCCCTACAGCAGTATTATAATTTCCCGTGGTGTTATAATAAAGAGTTTGATAACCAATACCCGTGTTTTCAAGGCCTGATTGATTGTTGTATAGTGCCGCTACTCCATTAGCTGTATTGTTTAATCCGCTATAATTAGCTTGTAGGGCACTTGCACCTATTGCTGTATTATTTCTTCCAAATTGATTATCATGTAACGAAAACCATCCAATTGCTGTATTTCCATATCCACTAGTATTTAAAGCAAGTGATGATATCCCTATTCCTGTATTAAAGTTTTTTATTCCATCAGTTAAACCTCCATCATCATTAACTCCTGCGCCTTCTCCAAGAAAAATACTTCCTTCGGCACTTCCAACATCAGTTATAGCATCACTTAAATCATTTATTTTTGCAGTAGTAGGTTGTGCCCATGTCCCATTTCCTGATGCATCTGAGGTTAATACATAACCATTCAGTGCTCCGTTAGTTATCTGAATTTTTGACGTTTTCGTATTATCGGTAATTTCCAAATTACCGTTTATTTTAACATCATCAGTTGCAAAATCTCCCCAAATTAGCGGGGAAGATGAATTAGAATTTTCTATGTATAGCTTATTATCACCTGTTTCATTATAACCAGCTTGATAACCTAAAAAAACATTACCGGTTTTATTGTGTGCAATTGTATTTCT
The nucleotide sequence above comes from Ignavibacteriota bacterium. Encoded proteins:
- a CDS encoding response regulator transcription factor, yielding MITTVIVEDVEFVRNGIAAIINGTEGFKCLAAFEDCESMLAEIEKLAPDVLITDIGLPGMSGIEGMREVKKNLPNQTIIVLTVHEENENIFEAIMAGASGYLPKKTPPSELIKAIKEASEGGSPMNSEIAGKVIKLLRNIAPQKEVEETINLTDREYEILNSISQGFGYKRIASNLFISIETVRYHIKNIYKKLHVCSQSEAVATAIKRGLI
- a CDS encoding tail fiber domain-containing protein, producing MNNLTKLHNVFTFCLFTFAFSHLILLQAQEIKTISKDSTQTANIKFPNAPTATGDKVEVKNSTGNSLLTITDEGSNKGSITLPSMTSPPSLTTNKLYNVDGTLKFNGLSLGGGSGATSINELSDAYYSPISRSLFLGNGTGNNEGPDSILFNIGIGKDALQTIYDGKWNVAIGYEALQSNTQNQNIAIGHQASKLGVNGLYNTIVGSRANYYNVNGVKNTMIGWRAGEGTLGSDYSGNVFIGAEAGANETSDNKLFIENTNSSSPLIWGDFTDGSELVKINGNFHVNGNFNIQGNNNNGIGLNTLISNTTGNFNTAIGHGALYSNTTGSGNVVIGFQSNFFNQEGNYNTIIGNQAGRNTIAHNKTGNVFLGYQAGYNETGDNKLYIENSNSSSPLIWGDFATDDVKINGNLEITDNTKTSKIQITNGALNGYVLTSDASGNGTWAQPTTAKINDLSDAITDVGSAEGSIFLGEGAGVNDDGGLTDGIKNFNTGIGISSLALNTSGYGNTAIGWFSLHDNQFGRNNTAIGASALQANYSGLNNTANGVAALYNNQSGLENTGIGYQTLYYNTTGNYNTAVGTRANQLNQTGSENTVIGYEAGKGITTYSASRNVYIGFKTGYQATGDSNVFIGHGVGQLITDNSKLYIDNTSTYTPLIWGDFVKNRVVINGNGGYGNTGYELFVNGDAGGNSPWNNLSDKRLKKEISTITDALDKVKKLRGVNYKWKNNKEFSEKLQVGFIAQEVNEIIPEVVDNSGEYFTMQYASLTALLVEAIKEQEKIIEKLVKQDEELRKQNSLTSIKNFDLEKRLSKIESVLDGQKFTQINK